Proteins encoded in a region of the Zunongwangia endophytica genome:
- a CDS encoding IS982 family transposase, whose product MHNFQTNYDKILEVLNNIEPKSNFLHQIRKPKLTDKELIAINLTSEFMSIDSEHQLFRILPEKLSVKIERSVYNRRRRKLFGAIELTRERLSDLFNEFEDCFIVDSMPLEVCKLSRSGRSKICKEQSYCTPDKGYCATQSTSYYGYKLHAVCSVKGVFKSLDISPASVHDIHYLKDIKMQLNDCLLIGDKGYLSADIQLSLFDKHHIKLSTPMRKNQYNYQQQPYIFRKSRKRIETLFSQLCDQFMIRRNYAKSFEGFKTRILSKITALTIIQYLNQFVYNRNINNIKINLS is encoded by the coding sequence ATGCACAACTTTCAAACAAATTACGACAAAATTTTAGAGGTTTTAAATAATATTGAGCCAAAATCCAATTTCTTACACCAAATAAGAAAACCAAAACTTACAGATAAAGAATTAATTGCCATCAATTTAACATCCGAGTTTATGAGCATAGATAGTGAACATCAGCTTTTTCGGATACTTCCTGAAAAATTATCTGTAAAAATAGAGCGTAGTGTTTATAACCGTAGACGTAGAAAATTGTTTGGTGCCATAGAGCTTACTAGGGAGCGATTATCCGATCTTTTCAACGAGTTTGAGGATTGCTTTATTGTCGATAGTATGCCTTTAGAAGTATGTAAATTATCCCGTAGTGGTCGCTCGAAAATTTGTAAAGAGCAATCGTATTGCACTCCTGATAAAGGATATTGTGCTACGCAATCAACATCTTATTATGGCTATAAACTTCATGCGGTATGTTCTGTAAAAGGGGTTTTTAAAAGCCTCGATATTAGTCCTGCCTCTGTACACGACATTCACTATTTGAAAGACATTAAGATGCAGTTAAATGATTGTCTGCTTATTGGGGACAAAGGCTATCTGTCTGCCGATATACAGCTTAGCCTGTTTGATAAGCATCACATCAAATTATCAACCCCTATGAGAAAGAATCAATATAACTATCAACAGCAGCCTTATATTTTCAGAAAATCCCGTAAAAGGATAGAAACACTATTCTCTCAGCTATGTGACCAGTTTATGATCCGTAGAAATTATGCCAAATCTTTCGAAGGGTTTAAAACTAGGATACTTTCCAAGATTACCGCACTAACAATTATACAATACCTAAATCAATTCGTTTATAACAGGAATATAAACAACATTAAAATTAATTTATCCTAA
- a CDS encoding SDR family oxidoreductase, whose amino-acid sequence MKKTIFITGASSGLGKETAKLFASQGWTVIATMREPAKETELTQIQNVHLLKLDISDVKQIAQVAAKAEAIGPVDVLLNNAGYGLMGPFEGTTDEQLAQQINTNFLGTILVTKSFLPYLRERKNGTIINVTSSTANIPYPFVAVYAATKAALEKWTEGMSYELNNFGIAIKTIVPAYMQTNFGSKSQLVSHPDYQELFDEYIKAMRADASAKRDTPESIAEVIYEATQNNDKQLHHTAGDLSTKEYQWLRKEGIEEIMNKMNQRFFE is encoded by the coding sequence ATGAAAAAGACCATTTTTATCACAGGGGCTTCATCAGGATTAGGAAAAGAAACAGCAAAATTATTTGCCTCACAAGGCTGGACAGTGATCGCTACGATGCGAGAACCGGCAAAAGAAACTGAACTTACACAAATTCAAAATGTTCATCTTTTAAAATTAGATATCAGTGATGTCAAGCAAATAGCTCAGGTTGCAGCAAAGGCAGAAGCCATAGGTCCGGTAGATGTGTTGTTGAATAATGCCGGATATGGTTTAATGGGACCTTTTGAAGGAACCACTGATGAGCAACTAGCCCAGCAGATTAACACCAATTTTTTAGGAACCATACTGGTCACTAAGTCTTTTCTTCCTTATTTGAGGGAAAGAAAAAACGGAACAATCATTAACGTAACATCTTCAACAGCCAATATTCCATATCCCTTTGTGGCTGTTTACGCGGCAACCAAAGCTGCCTTGGAAAAGTGGACAGAAGGTATGAGTTATGAATTGAACAACTTCGGAATAGCTATTAAAACCATTGTACCTGCTTATATGCAAACCAATTTTGGCAGTAAGTCTCAATTGGTTTCACATCCAGATTATCAAGAACTTTTTGATGAATATATAAAAGCGATGCGGGCAGATGCTTCCGCTAAGCGGGATACACCCGAAAGCATTGCCGAGGTCATTTATGAGGCCACTCAAAACAACGATAAACAATTGCATCATACGGCCGGCGACCTTTCTACCAAAGAGTATCAGTGGCTACGAAAAGAAGGTATAGAAGAAATAATGAATAAAATGAACCAACGCTTTTTTGAATAA
- a CDS encoding Crp/Fnr family transcriptional regulator encodes MEEFIAYLLQFGHLNSRQIDLISSKSKVIDLDKDDYFAEAGKVLHQVGFIIDGVLRICYYNNKGEEITKIFMEENHLLYNLKNVPSTEYIQAATPCNLLVFSNKDLEEISNTIIAWDSIIQKIANKALVQKLQGVSPLVSQDATTRYL; translated from the coding sequence ATGGAGGAATTTATCGCATACCTTTTACAGTTTGGACACTTGAACTCTCGGCAAATTGACTTGATTTCAAGCAAATCAAAGGTCATAGATCTAGATAAGGACGACTATTTCGCGGAAGCTGGAAAAGTGCTCCACCAAGTTGGTTTTATCATTGACGGGGTACTTCGTATTTGTTATTACAACAACAAAGGCGAGGAAATCACGAAGATTTTTATGGAAGAAAACCATTTACTCTATAACTTGAAAAATGTGCCTTCTACAGAATATATTCAAGCGGCCACCCCTTGTAACCTATTGGTATTTTCTAATAAGGATTTGGAAGAAATTTCAAATACTATAATTGCCTGGGATAGTATCATTCAGAAAATTGCAAATAAAGCGCTTGTCCAAAAATTGCAAGGGGTTAGCCCTCTTGTCTCCCAGGATGCCACTACACGCTACTTGTAA
- a CDS encoding NAD(P)-dependent alcohol dehydrogenase, protein MKAIVYNQFGSIDVLQLIDQLKPTVKAGQVLIKVKAFSINPMDWKIRKGNMKLMSGSKFPKHTGADFAGIVEQVGIGVSNLKKGDEVFGVVKNFMKEGVSAEYVAVTAALVWKKPEHISFAKAAAIPIVGTAAVTALKKMGNITSKTKVLVNGATGGFGMFLLQLLKERDAIVTAVASTRGIEFAKRWGANTVMDYTKENVLTQKTTYDIVIDLSGKMSYRNAKSILKAKGKFLNAIPTPLEIPISFLNNLFTSKKHIVILASPSSKQTEVLLNSIHKGVEIEVNKVFPFAQYKEAYQYAEKGGYVGKVVVEVH, encoded by the coding sequence ATGAAAGCAATCGTTTATAATCAATTCGGAAGTATAGATGTTTTACAACTCATAGATCAGCTAAAACCTACCGTAAAGGCAGGTCAGGTTCTAATAAAAGTGAAAGCATTTTCTATTAATCCTATGGACTGGAAAATTAGAAAGGGGAATATGAAATTAATGTCGGGCTCAAAATTCCCTAAACATACAGGAGCCGATTTTGCCGGAATCGTAGAACAAGTAGGCATCGGGGTTAGTAATCTAAAAAAAGGTGATGAAGTTTTTGGCGTAGTTAAAAACTTTATGAAAGAAGGAGTATCGGCAGAGTATGTTGCTGTAACCGCTGCATTGGTATGGAAGAAACCTGAGCACATCAGCTTTGCTAAAGCGGCAGCTATTCCTATAGTAGGTACCGCTGCAGTTACAGCATTAAAAAAAATGGGAAACATCACATCAAAAACAAAAGTTTTAGTGAACGGAGCTACAGGAGGTTTTGGGATGTTTTTACTTCAGTTATTAAAGGAAAGGGATGCTATTGTGACGGCCGTTGCAAGTACCAGGGGAATTGAGTTTGCAAAAAGATGGGGAGCAAATACGGTGATGGATTATACCAAGGAAAATGTACTCACACAGAAAACAACCTATGATATTGTGATTGACTTATCAGGTAAAATGAGCTATAGAAATGCCAAATCAATACTGAAAGCAAAAGGTAAATTCTTAAATGCAATACCAACTCCACTTGAAATCCCAATTTCATTTTTAAACAATTTATTTACTTCAAAAAAACATATCGTTATTCTAGCCAGCCCATCTTCAAAACAGACAGAGGTTTTATTAAATAGCATACATAAGGGGGTAGAGATTGAAGTCAATAAAGTATTTCCATTTGCTCAGTATAAAGAAGCCTACCAATATGCAGAGAAGGGCGGATATGTGGGGAAAGTTGTCGTAGAAGTGCATTGA
- a CDS encoding pirin family protein, which translates to MLTKIDNTIKYGKQRGGFGIQILYPGLVKPELNDSGFSTIGRIDHTRITPGTIIPMHPHKDDEILTYLRSGKVKHKDSEGHIETISNQRLMMMNAGSSFYHQERTLKEDDILEGLQIFLRPQVEGLKPKVQFHRLQNTYSINQWRKIAGKSEAYPMQIRSNTWLMDLRLEKGKEISLPNPPAESCVFLFYVFDGKIEVENKMTLETGESVLIESDRPKFFADETSDILLFITQLDAPYFEGGMYSGNLHH; encoded by the coding sequence ATGTTAACTAAAATAGACAATACCATTAAATATGGTAAACAGCGCGGCGGCTTCGGAATACAGATCTTATATCCTGGATTGGTGAAGCCCGAATTAAATGACAGTGGCTTTTCTACCATCGGAAGAATTGATCACACCCGAATTACCCCGGGCACAATCATCCCTATGCATCCCCATAAGGATGATGAGATACTTACCTATTTACGAAGTGGGAAAGTAAAACACAAAGATTCTGAAGGACATATTGAAACCATTTCAAATCAAAGGTTGATGATGATGAATGCAGGTTCCAGTTTTTACCATCAAGAAAGAACCTTGAAAGAGGATGATATCCTGGAAGGCCTACAAATCTTTTTAAGACCGCAGGTGGAAGGCTTAAAACCAAAAGTACAGTTTCACCGGCTACAAAATACCTATAGCATCAATCAATGGAGAAAAATAGCAGGTAAAAGTGAAGCCTATCCTATGCAAATAAGAAGCAATACCTGGCTTATGGACCTAAGGCTGGAAAAAGGAAAGGAAATCTCGCTACCCAACCCACCAGCTGAAAGTTGCGTGTTTTTGTTCTATGTATTTGATGGAAAAATAGAAGTTGAGAATAAAATGACTCTTGAAACAGGCGAAAGCGTTTTAATCGAAAGTGATCGCCCCAAATTCTTCGCAGATGAAACTAGCGACATCCTACTTTTCATTACACAACTAGATGCACCATATTTTGAAGGGGGAATGTACAGTGGGAATTTGCACCACTAA
- a CDS encoding alkene reductase yields MKLLEKIHLGNLELKNKMAMAAMTRSRADIHGVVGDMTVEYYTQRASAGLIFTEAIRISEEATGSPLTPGIFTNQQIEAWKKVTRAVHEKGGVIIAQLWHTGRVAHSIDRNGKLPLAPSPLPIKTMQHFTSQGMKDYEIPQEITVDEIKQTIKDFGQAAKNAITAGFDGVELHAANGYLPSQFLAESANQRTDNYGGSIPNKTRFKLEVMQELINAIGGDKVGIKISPFHPYGDIILDDPAGTYLYLIEELNKLEFAYVELMRRNPNFPSPSHYPSEDEIEFFGSKIRQKIIANAGYDKASAETEIKKGIASMVSFGTLFLANPDLPKRFEKDASLNQPDRATMFGGNKQGYIDYPFLEN; encoded by the coding sequence ATGAAACTTTTAGAGAAAATACATTTAGGAAATTTAGAGTTAAAGAACAAAATGGCAATGGCCGCGATGACCAGAAGCAGGGCAGATATTCACGGAGTAGTGGGGGATATGACCGTTGAGTATTACACCCAAAGAGCGAGTGCTGGACTTATTTTTACGGAAGCCATCCGGATAAGTGAAGAAGCTACTGGAAGCCCGCTTACCCCGGGAATTTTTACTAATCAGCAAATAGAAGCCTGGAAAAAAGTAACCAGGGCAGTTCACGAGAAAGGGGGAGTTATTATCGCCCAACTATGGCACACTGGTAGGGTAGCGCATTCAATAGACAGAAACGGGAAATTACCACTTGCGCCGTCTCCACTTCCAATAAAAACTATGCAACATTTTACATCCCAGGGAATGAAAGATTATGAAATACCCCAGGAAATTACTGTAGATGAAATAAAGCAAACCATAAAAGATTTCGGGCAGGCAGCTAAAAATGCTATTACGGCAGGCTTTGACGGGGTAGAACTTCACGCTGCCAATGGCTATTTGCCCAGCCAGTTTTTGGCAGAAAGTGCTAATCAAAGAACGGATAATTACGGTGGAAGCATTCCTAACAAAACCCGCTTTAAGCTGGAAGTAATGCAGGAACTCATTAATGCAATCGGAGGCGATAAAGTAGGAATAAAAATTTCACCCTTCCACCCATACGGCGACATAATTCTGGATGATCCGGCGGGTACCTACCTTTATTTGATTGAAGAACTGAACAAACTAGAGTTTGCCTATGTAGAATTGATGAGACGCAACCCTAATTTTCCTTCGCCTTCGCATTATCCTTCTGAAGATGAGATTGAATTCTTTGGCAGTAAAATTCGTCAAAAAATTATAGCAAATGCAGGATATGATAAAGCTTCAGCAGAAACAGAAATTAAAAAAGGCATTGCAAGTATGGTTTCCTTCGGGACATTATTCCTGGCCAATCCAGATTTGCCCAAACGTTTTGAAAAAGATGCGTCGCTTAACCAGCCGGATAGGGCAACGATGTTTGGTGGTAACAAGCAGGGTTATATTGACTATCCCTTCTTAGAAAACTAA
- a CDS encoding Crp/Fnr family transcriptional regulator — protein MEKLIEYILQFGNLNRQQIELIAKNATETTLPKDEYFAEAGKPFNEVAFVNEGVLRICYYNNKGEEITKYFLEENHFVANPYPNETFTEYLQAATDCKLIVFSTSQWKELSNTILDWDKIMNKIFHNAIMKKMDRRSSLVAEDATTRYLSFLEKFPSLANRIPLSYIASYLGITQSSLSRIRKNIH, from the coding sequence ATGGAAAAACTCATTGAATACATTTTACAGTTCGGCAATTTAAATCGGCAGCAAATTGAACTGATTGCAAAAAATGCAACAGAAACCACCCTGCCAAAAGACGAATATTTTGCTGAAGCAGGTAAACCCTTTAACGAAGTTGCTTTTGTGAATGAAGGGGTTTTGCGAATTTGCTATTACAACAACAAAGGAGAAGAAATAACAAAATATTTTTTAGAAGAAAACCACTTTGTAGCAAATCCATATCCCAACGAAACCTTCACAGAATATCTTCAGGCAGCTACCGACTGTAAACTGATTGTATTCTCAACCTCACAATGGAAAGAGCTCTCTAATACGATATTGGATTGGGATAAAATTATGAATAAGATATTTCATAACGCTATAATGAAAAAGATGGACAGGAGAAGTTCTCTGGTTGCTGAAGATGCTACCACGCGTTATTTGTCTTTTTTAGAAAAGTTTCCAAGCCTTGCTAATCGCATTCCCCTTTCCTATATCGCTTCCTATTTAGGGATCACCCAATCCTCCCTAAGCAGGATTAGAAAAAATATTCATTAA
- a CDS encoding aldo/keto reductase: protein MNTRRTITIGANTSQPLTVKRLGYGTMRLPGAEVWGEPENREEALSILRATLENGINFLDTADYYGDDVTNRLIAEALYPYQKDLVICTKVGATRGADKSWRVYDKPENLRTSIENNLKTLKIEQIPLVHFRVMPETDTPFKESLSTMFEMQKEGKILHVGVSNVTPEELETALSMGNVASVENAFGYGQRSSFSVYGQQVRGMQEVMDICIENNIPMIPFFSLQNSLPKNENKIAEIAKKYNATPAQINLAWLLHYHELILPIPGTSKLAHFNENIKALDIQLSEEDMAFLG from the coding sequence ATGAATACTAGAAGAACAATTACCATTGGTGCGAATACTTCACAACCGCTAACGGTAAAAAGATTGGGTTACGGCACTATGCGACTTCCCGGCGCAGAAGTTTGGGGTGAACCTGAAAACAGGGAAGAAGCGCTGAGTATTTTAAGAGCAACTTTAGAGAACGGGATTAATTTTCTGGATACGGCCGATTATTATGGTGACGATGTTACCAATAGGCTTATTGCTGAAGCTTTATATCCTTATCAAAAAGATTTGGTAATCTGTACAAAAGTGGGTGCCACGAGGGGAGCAGATAAGAGCTGGAGAGTGTATGACAAACCTGAAAATTTAAGGACAAGTATTGAGAATAATTTAAAAACACTGAAAATTGAACAGATACCGCTGGTACATTTTCGCGTAATGCCTGAAACAGATACCCCTTTTAAAGAATCACTCAGTACGATGTTTGAAATGCAAAAGGAAGGGAAAATTTTGCACGTAGGGGTAAGTAATGTTACGCCAGAAGAATTGGAAACAGCGCTTTCTATGGGGAATGTAGCAAGTGTAGAAAATGCATTTGGTTATGGGCAACGTAGTAGTTTTTCAGTTTACGGTCAGCAAGTAAGGGGAATGCAGGAGGTGATGGATATCTGTATAGAAAATAATATTCCAATGATTCCTTTCTTTTCTTTGCAAAATTCCCTGCCTAAGAATGAAAACAAAATCGCCGAGATTGCAAAGAAATACAATGCCACACCCGCACAAATAAATCTAGCTTGGTTATTACACTATCACGAATTGATTTTACCCATTCCCGGAACTTCTAAGCTGGCTCATTTCAACGAAAATATAAAAGCACTTGATATTCAGCTTTCAGAAGAAGATATGGCTTTTTTAGGATAA
- a CDS encoding winged helix-turn-helix transcriptional regulator, translated as MKPKEEFHLKQCRQKIRAIHDTLDVLNGKWKISIISCLCYAPMRYSELLKEVHGISGKMLSRELKDLEMNNLIKRNVLDTQPVVVKYEITEYGSSLKELTNVIADWGIKHREKIINS; from the coding sequence ATGAAACCTAAAGAGGAATTTCACTTAAAACAATGCCGACAAAAAATAAGGGCTATCCACGATACCTTAGATGTGCTTAACGGAAAATGGAAAATTTCTATCATTTCGTGTTTATGCTATGCTCCAATGCGCTATTCTGAATTATTAAAAGAAGTACACGGAATCTCGGGAAAAATGTTAAGCAGGGAACTTAAAGATTTAGAAATGAATAACCTGATTAAACGAAATGTGCTGGATACTCAGCCAGTTGTGGTAAAGTATGAAATTACCGAATATGGTTCTTCCTTAAAAGAACTTACCAATGTAATCGCAGATTGGGGAATAAAACATAGAGAGAAAATAATAAATTCTTAA
- a CDS encoding nitroreductase family protein → MRLIENLNWRYATKKFKETKVNEQDMEQLLEAINLSASSTGLQPYRLYVIENDKLRAELGEGSFNPQIVNSSHLLVFAAFNTITQQHIDDYIERIATIRNIPLESLTDFKTSLSNGLLNMPPEEKEKWAIKQSYIALGTALIAAAELKIDATPMEGFDAKKFDRLLHLKKKD, encoded by the coding sequence ATGAGATTAATAGAAAATTTAAATTGGAGGTACGCCACTAAAAAGTTTAAAGAAACTAAAGTAAACGAGCAAGATATGGAGCAACTGCTGGAGGCAATCAATTTATCAGCGTCCTCTACCGGCTTGCAACCCTACCGGCTATATGTTATTGAGAATGATAAATTACGAGCAGAACTTGGCGAAGGTTCTTTTAACCCTCAAATAGTAAATTCATCACACTTACTGGTTTTTGCAGCATTTAATACTATAACCCAACAGCACATAGATGATTATATAGAACGAATTGCCACTATAAGAAATATTCCCTTGGAATCTTTAACCGATTTTAAAACCAGTTTATCGAATGGTTTATTGAATATGCCGCCTGAAGAAAAAGAAAAGTGGGCCATAAAACAAAGCTACATCGCTCTGGGAACGGCATTAATTGCTGCGGCCGAACTGAAGATTGATGCAACACCAATGGAAGGCTTTGACGCAAAGAAATTTGACAGGCTCTTACATTTAAAGAAAAAGGATTAA
- a CDS encoding adenylate/guanylate cyclase domain-containing protein, translating to MYINKYKVTEIAIIVCSWVLALLLFAYLKFGDGNDAFLTEWYDKQLFFNKNIYTVALAYGLLLGSLLSIIHLYVYPRIIQTPSFTKNIIARSVSFLVCFKTAEILIGLFYNGLNDFHLSYSNPNSILRSLFLYAVIINFLTDFFLLMRKNLGPGYFFNLIRGKYYRPREENRIFMFLDLASSTTIAERIGHIAYSSLLQDCFRELTPLLLKNKASIYQYVGDEAVITWKINKHTNRELCLDLFFSFQQRLQEKKEDFWQKYHTTPFFRASINEGRIVMSTVGELKTEIVYHGDVLNTAARIQSLCKTYNSALLISENFYEKINDKKIFQFKCFNNIAITGKNEKINIYSVNRN from the coding sequence ATGTATATCAACAAGTATAAAGTAACCGAAATTGCTATCATTGTATGTAGTTGGGTGCTGGCGCTTCTTCTTTTTGCTTATTTAAAATTTGGAGATGGCAATGATGCTTTTTTAACCGAATGGTACGATAAACAACTATTTTTTAATAAGAATATCTATACTGTTGCCCTGGCATACGGCCTTTTGTTGGGATCGCTTTTAAGCATTATACATTTATATGTTTATCCTAGAATTATCCAGACCCCTTCTTTTACCAAAAACATCATTGCGAGGAGCGTATCTTTTTTAGTCTGTTTTAAAACCGCTGAAATTCTTATCGGCTTATTTTACAACGGACTTAATGATTTTCATTTAAGCTATTCCAACCCAAATAGCATTTTAAGAAGCTTATTCCTATACGCTGTAATTATCAATTTTCTAACTGATTTTTTCCTATTAATGCGAAAAAATTTAGGGCCGGGTTACTTTTTCAACCTTATAAGGGGGAAATACTATAGACCCCGGGAAGAAAACAGGATTTTTATGTTTTTAGATTTAGCTTCTTCCACTACAATAGCGGAAAGAATAGGCCATATTGCTTATAGTTCTTTGCTACAGGACTGCTTTAGAGAGCTTACGCCCTTACTACTTAAAAACAAAGCTAGCATATATCAGTATGTGGGCGATGAAGCTGTGATCACCTGGAAAATCAATAAGCATACGAATAGGGAGCTATGTTTAGATTTATTTTTTTCCTTTCAGCAAAGATTACAGGAAAAGAAAGAGGATTTCTGGCAAAAATACCATACTACTCCTTTTTTTAGAGCATCCATCAATGAAGGCAGGATCGTAATGTCCACCGTGGGGGAACTAAAAACGGAAATCGTTTATCACGGCGATGTTCTAAATACCGCCGCCAGAATACAGTCCCTTTGCAAAACTTACAATTCTGCTCTTTTGATTTCTGAAAATTTCTATGAAAAAATCAACGACAAAAAAATATTCCAATTCAAGTGCTTCAATAATATAGCTATTACCGGAAAAAATGAAAAAATCAATATTTATAGTGTAAATCGTAACTAA